The Bacteroidota bacterium genome contains a region encoding:
- the lpdA gene encoding dihydrolipoyl dehydrogenase — protein sequence MEKFDVVVIGSGPGGYVAAIRCAQLGMKTAIIERYATLGGTCLNVGCIPSKALLDSSEHFYNAHHTFKTHGIDIGSLRLNLAQMIKRKAEVVKQTCDGINFLMKKNKINVFTGHGSFLEKNKIEIAQADGTKIQIETTKTIIATGSKPMSLPGIDIDIKRIITSTEALELKEVPKHLIIVGGGVIGLELGSVYARLGAKVSVVEYADAIIPTMDRTLSKELQKSLSKLGFEFYLNHKVSKAVNEGKAVTVFAEDASGKIADFKGDYCLVALGRKAYTDKLGLDKIGVVVDAKGKIEVDAHLQTNVKGIYAIGDVIKGAMLAHKAEEEGIFVAEVMAGQKPHINYNLIPGVVYTWPEVAAVGFTEEQLKAEGRKYKVGAFPFKASGRARASMDTDGLVKVLADAETDEILGVHMIGPRTADMIAEAVVAMEFRASAEDIARMSHAHPTYTESFKEACLDATEKRALHI from the coding sequence ATGGAAAAATTTGATGTAGTCGTGATTGGTTCGGGCCCCGGAGGTTATGTTGCAGCTATTCGTTGTGCTCAATTGGGTATGAAAACCGCAATCATTGAGCGTTATGCAACTTTGGGCGGAACCTGCTTAAATGTAGGTTGTATTCCTTCAAAAGCACTACTTGATTCAAGTGAGCATTTTTACAATGCTCATCATACGTTCAAAACACACGGTATCGATATAGGTTCTTTACGTTTGAACTTGGCACAAATGATTAAGAGAAAGGCAGAAGTGGTAAAGCAAACCTGCGACGGCATTAATTTTTTGATGAAAAAGAATAAGATTAACGTATTTACAGGTCATGGCTCTTTTTTGGAAAAAAATAAAATTGAAATCGCTCAGGCGGATGGAACAAAAATTCAGATTGAAACTACAAAAACGATAATTGCTACCGGGTCTAAACCCATGTCATTACCGGGCATCGATATCGATATAAAACGTATCATAACCAGCACGGAAGCCTTGGAATTGAAAGAAGTTCCCAAACACTTAATAATAGTTGGCGGTGGAGTAATTGGTTTAGAGTTGGGTTCGGTGTATGCTCGATTAGGAGCTAAAGTATCGGTTGTGGAATATGCAGATGCAATTATTCCAACAATGGACCGCACACTCAGCAAGGAGTTGCAAAAATCGTTGAGTAAATTAGGGTTTGAGTTTTATTTAAATCATAAAGTTAGCAAAGCGGTAAATGAAGGTAAAGCAGTAACTGTTTTTGCTGAAGATGCCAGCGGTAAAATAGCTGATTTTAAAGGCGATTATTGTTTAGTGGCCCTAGGGCGAAAAGCATATACAGACAAGCTAGGCTTAGATAAAATTGGAGTGGTAGTGGATGCAAAAGGTAAAATTGAAGTGGATGCGCATTTGCAAACCAATGTGAAAGGAATTTATGCCATTGGAGATGTAATTAAAGGAGCAATGCTGGCGCACAAAGCCGAAGAAGAAGGCATTTTTGTTGCTGAAGTAATGGCCGGACAAAAACCACACATTAATTACAATTTAATTCCGGGAGTAGTCTACACCTGGCCCGAAGTTGCAGCAGTAGGTTTTACCGAGGAACAATTAAAAGCTGAAGGAAGAAAATACAAAGTTGGTGCATTCCCTTTTAAAGCAAGCGGCAGGGCACGTGCCAGTATGGATACCGATGGTTTAGTAAAAGTATTGGCTGATGCCGAAACGGATGAAATTTTGGGAGTGCACATGATTGGACCGCGCACGGCAGATATGATTGCTGAAGCAGTGGTAGCAATGGAATTCAGAGCCTCTGCCGAAGACATTGCCCGCATGAGTCACGCTCATCCAACCTATACTGAATCTTTTAAAGAAGCTTGTTTAGATGCCACCGAAAAACGTGCTTTGCATATTTGA
- a CDS encoding acyltransferase, with product MESEKKSIYFENLDGLRFLCFLSVFLFHSFHTEYDALKLNPVYHFIKRSVFGNGNLGVNFFFVLSGFLITYLLIQEKKSTGKIHIAHFWMRRILRIWPLYYFCVFFGFVVFPFLKSAFGQTPNETAHLINYLTFTNNFDFISTGSPDSSVLAVLWSVAIEEQFYLLWPVVLFLFPLKKYWIPFAAIIVSSLIFRAMHDDDTLFELHSLSCIGDMAVGAFGAWLILEYDSFLNAIQNLKRPYLLLIYGSFILIFFFRKELFFNLYPLRVIERILIAGNILFIILEQCFCLHSLFKVSSLKMISRLGIITYGLYCLHFIGILIATTLTKKFALNTQMWQVLLLDTALALLITIGISKLSYRFYELPFLKLKEKFAFVKNRTKLLP from the coding sequence ATGGAATCTGAAAAGAAAAGTATATACTTCGAAAACCTTGATGGATTGCGGTTTCTCTGCTTCTTATCGGTTTTTTTATTTCATAGTTTCCATACCGAATATGATGCGCTTAAATTAAATCCGGTGTATCATTTTATTAAACGTTCGGTTTTTGGAAATGGAAATTTAGGGGTTAATTTCTTTTTTGTGCTGAGCGGATTCTTGATTACTTATTTATTGATTCAAGAAAAGAAAAGTACGGGCAAAATTCATATTGCACATTTTTGGATGCGTAGAATCTTGCGTATTTGGCCCCTCTATTACTTTTGCGTGTTTTTTGGTTTTGTTGTATTTCCATTCTTAAAATCGGCTTTTGGTCAAACGCCTAACGAAACTGCCCACCTTATTAATTACTTGACCTTTACAAATAATTTCGATTTTATTTCCACCGGATCACCCGATTCATCAGTACTGGCAGTTTTGTGGAGTGTTGCAATAGAGGAGCAATTTTATTTGTTGTGGCCGGTGGTGCTTTTTCTTTTTCCGTTAAAAAAATACTGGATTCCGTTTGCAGCTATAATTGTAAGTAGTCTTATTTTTAGGGCAATGCATGACGACGATACACTATTTGAACTGCATTCTCTTTCTTGTATCGGCGATATGGCTGTTGGGGCGTTTGGAGCATGGCTTATTTTGGAATATGATTCCTTTCTTAATGCCATTCAAAATCTAAAAAGGCCTTACCTCCTGCTTATTTATGGTAGTTTTATTTTGATATTTTTCTTTCGCAAGGAACTTTTTTTTAACCTTTATCCACTCCGCGTGATAGAGCGAATTTTAATTGCAGGAAACATACTCTTTATAATTTTAGAACAATGTTTTTGTTTACATTCATTGTTTAAAGTATCCAGCTTAAAAATGATTTCACGACTCGGTATAATTACTTATGGCTTATACTGTTTGCACTTTATAGGCATTTTAATAGCAACAACGCTTACAAAAAAATTCGCTTTAAATACGCAGATGTGGCAGGTTTTGCTGCTTGATACTGCGCTAGCTCTTCTGATAACAATTGGAATTAGTAAACTATCTTATCGATTTTACGAATTACCTTTTTTGAAACTGAAGGAAAAATTTGCATTTGTGAAAAACCGAACAAAACTTCTACCCTGA
- a CDS encoding aspartate aminotransferase family protein, whose amino-acid sequence MTSRQIFLQHMAQTTDFPLSLEIEKAEGLNLIDVNGKKYMDFISGISVSNVGHRHPKVVEAIKNQVDKYLHLMVYGEYIQAPQVQLAKLLADNLPEQLNCSYFVNSGSEAVDGAVKLAKRISGKTEVISFKNAYHGSTQGVLSIGGNEGFKNAYRPLIPDVRVLEFNSIEELKHISLQKTACVVVEPIQGEAGIRVADKAFMVALRKACDENCCLLIFDEIQSGCGRSGKLFAFEHYGIVPDILCIAKGMGGGMPIGAFIASTKMMHAFTHQPMLGHITTFGGHPVSCAASKATFEVIFYEKLMEKIPTKEKIIRESLKHPGIKEIRGIGLLLAVQFESFEITKKIIDTCIQNGVITDWFLFCDNAMRIAPPLTITERELVEACEIIITSIKTVLG is encoded by the coding sequence CTGACATCCCGACAAATTTTTTTGCAGCACATGGCGCAAACTACTGATTTTCCGCTATCTCTTGAAATTGAGAAAGCGGAAGGCCTTAATTTGATTGATGTGAACGGGAAGAAATACATGGATTTTATTTCCGGTATTTCGGTAAGCAATGTGGGACATCGTCATCCAAAGGTGGTGGAAGCAATAAAAAACCAAGTGGATAAATACCTGCATTTGATGGTGTATGGCGAATACATTCAAGCTCCACAGGTGCAACTGGCTAAACTGTTGGCGGATAATTTACCCGAGCAATTAAATTGCAGTTATTTTGTGAATTCTGGTAGCGAAGCGGTAGATGGTGCAGTTAAACTGGCTAAGCGCATTAGCGGTAAAACGGAGGTTATTTCCTTTAAAAATGCCTACCACGGAAGCACACAAGGAGTGCTGAGCATTGGTGGAAATGAGGGCTTTAAAAATGCCTATCGCCCATTGATTCCGGATGTGCGGGTATTGGAATTTAATTCGATTGAAGAGTTAAAACATATTTCCTTGCAAAAAACTGCTTGTGTGGTAGTGGAACCAATACAAGGCGAAGCAGGAATTCGCGTTGCAGATAAAGCCTTTATGGTAGCGCTTAGAAAAGCCTGTGATGAAAATTGTTGTCTGTTGATTTTTGATGAAATTCAAAGTGGCTGTGGGCGAAGCGGAAAATTATTTGCCTTTGAACATTATGGAATTGTTCCCGACATACTTTGCATTGCCAAAGGCATGGGTGGCGGAATGCCTATTGGGGCATTTATAGCTTCCACCAAAATGATGCATGCTTTTACACATCAGCCGATGCTAGGACATATTACCACATTTGGCGGACATCCGGTGAGTTGCGCAGCCAGCAAAGCAACTTTTGAAGTAATCTTTTATGAAAAGCTGATGGAAAAAATTCCCACAAAGGAAAAAATTATCCGCGAAAGCTTGAAACACCCCGGCATAAAAGAAATCAGGGGAATAGGACTTTTGCTTGCTGTTCAATTTGAAAGCTTTGAAATAACCAAAAAAATAATTGATACCTGCATTCAAAACGGGGTTATAACCGACTGGTTTTTATTTTGTGACAATGCCATGCGAATTGCCCCTCCTCTTACCATTACTGAAAGGGAGCTTGTTGAAGCTTGTGAAATAATAATAACAAGTATAAAAACGGTACTTGGTTAG
- a CDS encoding response regulator gives MSDVEILVVEDNPTDAELTLRALKKTALTQLIYHVKDGVEALDFLFATGAYSNRKIENKPRVIMLDLKMPKVNGFDVLKIIKGDNRTLMIPVVVYTSSKELDDINKCNKLGVNSYVVKPVESDKFTKVVAEMGTYWMNINQTQK, from the coding sequence ATGAGTGATGTAGAAATTTTAGTTGTGGAGGATAATCCAACGGATGCAGAATTAACTTTAAGAGCCTTAAAGAAAACAGCATTAACCCAGTTAATCTACCATGTTAAAGATGGTGTTGAAGCATTGGATTTTTTGTTTGCAACTGGGGCCTATTCCAATCGCAAAATTGAAAATAAGCCAAGGGTAATTATGTTGGATTTAAAAATGCCTAAGGTAAATGGATTCGACGTGCTTAAAATTATTAAAGGAGATAACCGTACACTTATGATACCGGTGGTAGTGTATACTTCATCAAAAGAATTGGACGACATTAACAAGTGCAACAAACTTGGTGTGAACAGTTACGTAGTAAAACCAGTGGAATCAGATAAGTTTACGAAAGTAGTGGCCGAAATGGGCACCTATTGGATGAATATCAATCAAACACAAAAATAA
- a CDS encoding SDR family oxidoreductase: MKIALITGATAGIGKATAQLFAANKINLILTGRRIDRLQALESELKMTYGIDVLTLCFDVQNSAAVKTALNSIPEAWRAIDILVNNAGLAMGLGPIQEGELNDWEQMIDTNIKGLLYVTRHISPWLVANKKGHIVNISSIAGTQTYPNGNVYCATKHAVVGLSKSMRIDLLPYGIRVTSISPGMVETEFSLVRFKGDEERAKKPYMGLQPLTADDIADTVWYAVSRKAHVNINDIEITPTAQANVRDTVKH, encoded by the coding sequence ATGAAAATAGCTTTAATTACAGGCGCTACAGCAGGAATTGGCAAAGCCACTGCGCAACTTTTTGCCGCTAATAAAATTAATTTAATACTCACCGGCCGGCGGATTGATCGCTTGCAAGCGCTGGAAAGCGAATTAAAAATGACCTATGGAATTGATGTTTTAACGCTTTGTTTTGATGTACAAAATTCAGCAGCAGTAAAAACTGCTCTCAATTCGATTCCCGAAGCATGGCGGGCGATTGATATACTTGTTAATAATGCAGGTTTGGCGATGGGTTTAGGACCAATTCAAGAAGGTGAATTAAACGATTGGGAACAAATGATTGATACTAACATTAAAGGTTTGCTTTATGTTACTCGACATATTTCACCTTGGTTAGTTGCCAATAAAAAGGGGCATATTGTAAATATTAGTTCAATAGCCGGTACTCAAACCTATCCGAATGGGAATGTATATTGCGCAACCAAGCATGCTGTGGTAGGCTTAAGTAAAAGTATGCGCATTGATTTATTACCTTATGGAATAAGGGTTACATCTATTTCACCCGGTATGGTAGAAACTGAATTTAGTTTGGTTCGATTTAAAGGAGACGAAGAACGAGCCAAAAAACCTTACATGGGGTTGCAACCGCTAACCGCAGATGATATTGCTGACACAGTTTGGTATGCCGTATCGCGCAAAGCACATGTGAATATAAACGACATTGAAATTACACCCACTGCCCAAGCCAATGTGCGTGATACGGTAAAGCACTAA
- a CDS encoding PAS domain S-box protein, protein MKTSINNKLFIGFAMAVAFLLFFTIVTFINMNKLKVDSKKQFESYIILKEIEDLYISILEIESNERGYAITGKKSFLEMYDIHLNQIQTKLRSLNSLATNKRIDKSQLTALKFTIHEKIDNCNRIIAIRNEYGMEESLNMIRSERGKILTSQIRASIRTIEEQERIYLFKSNDLQIKSANFTILIFAILCLVIISILGLVLYYFISDQKAKRLIDLKIQEAKDQLQSILDNTNSLVFIKDLEGKFIFVNRPFERKVKLTSQFILGHTDYDFYPKEAADKFWESDNETILRKEAIEFDGMIMEHEGPTYYHTLKFPLYNNKNVMYGICGITTDITKRKEIEENLKATKDQLQAILDNTNSLVAIRSTEGEFLFVNREYEKLFHMNKGELLGKSLFDFFPKETADEIFRHDSEVIKSKQLKEYEIDFPVDDEIHSAITSKFPLYNSDNKIYGVCAVSTDITERRKAEEKLQKAYILQNAILNGTDYSIIATDANGKIIEYNKGSEEMLGYKASEIINRRTPELFFANGLLEEIGIVEENHSNRVLVPSNKLEKPIVMESTYLSKKGDLIPVLLSISALRNDQNEITGYLGIARDISEQKIAEVQLRESQLLFQNMSSNVPGVIFQYHLKTNGEREFLYVSSGIRDIFEMEPEALLNDSKILWSLISPADVETFFIGMQNSAKTMQAFSYETAINLPSGKKRWIKSNAKPEKSEDGGIIWNGVMMDISEQKATEFELKQSQDRYEIAVQGANDGLWDWNLITNDAYFSPRWKSMLGYQEHELKNNLETFTKLLHPDSVKSVFEVVNNYIAGNTKTYELELQLLHKKGYYHWVLARGAVLRDAKGKAYRFAGSHTDIMERKFQEEALRSSEAKFRAMNDASPLGVFVTKPNGDCIYTNLAYQKISGSSPDALLGDGWLNAIHPDDRENVIEKWANATKNNQKFESIHRFIKPDGGVVWTSVKAAEMLDNAKIIGFVGTVDDLTQMKKAEEKIIQSTYMINNATDAIIASDLNWSVNSYNNAAQKIYGFEPEEVLGKIAEDVFVTEFMNGTKREFLLALKHNGSWNGEVLQKRKDGAMIPILSSLSINRDNEGNAIGFIAVNRDISERKKREEIISKLNVELEQNLIQLEITNRELESFSYTISHDLRAPLRAIDGFTQILKEDYIDRLDDEAKRLMDVVMSNAKKMGQLIDDLLHFSRLSKQEVIKTNVNMGAMVALVVAELRNNMSDSSTAISIDELPNAHADHSAIKQVWVNLISNAIKYSKTKEVAKIEIGYLEAENETIYFIKDNGVGFNMRYYDKLFGVFQRLHSGDFEGTGVGLAIVQRIIQKNGGRVWAEAEVNKGATFYFSLPHSD, encoded by the coding sequence TTGAAAACTTCTATAAATAATAAGCTCTTTATTGGTTTTGCCATGGCGGTGGCATTTCTATTGTTTTTTACAATTGTGACGTTTATCAATATGAACAAATTGAAAGTCGACAGTAAAAAGCAGTTTGAATCGTATATTATTTTGAAGGAAATAGAGGATTTATACATTTCGATTTTGGAAATCGAATCCAATGAAAGAGGCTATGCGATTACCGGAAAGAAGAGTTTTTTAGAAATGTATGATATCCACTTAAATCAAATACAAACTAAATTAAGAAGCTTGAATTCGCTTGCCACGAATAAGCGCATCGACAAATCCCAATTAACGGCTTTAAAGTTTACTATTCACGAAAAAATTGACAATTGTAACCGCATAATTGCCATTAGAAATGAATATGGCATGGAGGAATCCTTAAATATGATTCGCTCAGAACGGGGTAAGATTTTAACAAGTCAAATACGAGCAAGCATACGAACCATTGAAGAACAGGAGCGGATATATCTCTTCAAATCGAACGATTTACAAATTAAGAGTGCCAATTTTACGATTTTAATATTTGCCATTTTATGCTTGGTAATTATTTCCATTTTAGGACTGGTTTTGTATTATTTTATAAGTGATCAAAAAGCAAAAAGGCTAATTGATTTAAAAATACAAGAGGCAAAAGACCAGCTTCAATCCATATTGGATAATACCAATTCGCTTGTTTTTATTAAGGATTTGGAAGGTAAGTTCATATTTGTAAATCGACCATTTGAGCGAAAGGTAAAACTTACCAGTCAGTTTATTTTAGGACATACGGATTACGATTTTTATCCAAAAGAAGCCGCCGATAAATTTTGGGAAAGTGACAATGAAACCATTCTAAGAAAGGAAGCAATTGAATTCGACGGAATGATTATGGAGCATGAGGGACCTACCTATTATCATACTTTAAAATTTCCATTATACAATAATAAAAATGTGATGTATGGAATTTGCGGTATTACCACAGATATCACAAAGCGCAAAGAGATAGAAGAGAATTTAAAAGCAACCAAAGACCAGTTACAAGCCATCTTAGACAATACCAATTCCTTAGTTGCGATTAGAAGCACTGAAGGAGAATTTTTATTTGTGAATAGAGAATACGAGAAATTATTTCACATGAATAAAGGAGAATTGTTGGGTAAATCGCTCTTCGACTTTTTTCCAAAAGAAACAGCGGATGAAATTTTCAGACACGATTCAGAAGTAATTAAATCAAAACAATTAAAAGAATATGAAATTGATTTTCCGGTGGATGATGAGATACATTCAGCGATTACTTCAAAGTTTCCACTTTATAATAGTGACAATAAAATTTATGGCGTTTGTGCGGTATCTACTGATATAACTGAAAGAAGGAAAGCAGAAGAAAAATTACAAAAAGCATACATTTTACAGAATGCCATTTTAAATGGAACCGATTATTCTATCATTGCTACTGATGCCAATGGAAAAATAATAGAATACAATAAAGGGTCGGAGGAAATGTTGGGCTATAAAGCCAGCGAAATTATTAATCGCAGAACTCCTGAATTATTTTTCGCAAATGGCTTGCTAGAGGAAATTGGAATTGTTGAAGAAAATCATTCGAATAGAGTGTTAGTGCCATCTAACAAGCTCGAAAAACCTATTGTAATGGAGAGTACTTATCTTTCCAAAAAAGGAGATTTAATACCGGTATTACTATCTATTTCAGCACTTAGAAACGACCAAAACGAAATTACTGGATACCTTGGTATTGCAAGGGACATAAGTGAACAAAAAATTGCAGAAGTACAACTTCGAGAAAGCCAATTGCTATTTCAAAATATGTCGAGCAATGTTCCTGGCGTAATTTTTCAGTATCATTTAAAAACCAATGGTGAACGGGAGTTTTTATATGTAAGTAGCGGAATTCGCGATATTTTTGAAATGGAGCCCGAAGCCTTACTCAACGATTCAAAAATATTGTGGAGCTTAATATCACCTGCCGATGTAGAGACATTTTTTATTGGCATGCAAAACTCTGCAAAAACGATGCAAGCCTTTTCTTACGAAACCGCAATTAATTTACCTTCCGGAAAAAAACGTTGGATTAAATCCAATGCAAAACCCGAAAAAAGTGAGGATGGAGGGATTATTTGGAATGGGGTAATGATGGATATATCTGAGCAAAAAGCCACAGAATTTGAGCTCAAACAAAGTCAGGATCGCTACGAAATTGCTGTGCAAGGTGCAAATGATGGATTGTGGGATTGGAATTTAATTACCAACGATGCCTATTTTTCACCCCGCTGGAAAAGCATGTTAGGCTACCAAGAACATGAATTAAAAAACAATCTCGAAACGTTTACAAAATTACTACATCCGGATTCGGTTAAGTCGGTATTTGAGGTGGTAAATAATTATATCGCTGGCAATACGAAAACGTATGAGCTGGAGTTGCAACTACTGCACAAAAAAGGTTACTACCATTGGGTTTTAGCAAGGGGGGCGGTATTGCGCGATGCTAAAGGAAAAGCATATCGTTTTGCCGGTTCACATACCGACATCATGGAACGAAAATTCCAAGAAGAAGCCTTACGCAGCAGTGAAGCCAAATTCAGAGCCATGAATGATGCATCCCCTTTGGGAGTATTCGTAACGAAACCCAACGGAGATTGCATATACACCAATTTAGCGTACCAAAAAATTAGTGGTTCTTCTCCCGATGCCTTGTTGGGTGATGGATGGCTTAACGCTATACATCCGGATGATCGTGAAAACGTAATTGAAAAATGGGCTAATGCCACAAAAAACAATCAAAAATTTGAAAGTATTCACCGCTTTATAAAGCCCGATGGTGGCGTTGTTTGGACGAGTGTAAAGGCTGCAGAAATGTTGGATAATGCAAAAATTATTGGTTTTGTTGGTACGGTTGATGACCTTACCCAAATGAAAAAAGCGGAGGAAAAGATTATTCAATCCACTTACATGATAAATAATGCTACGGATGCAATTATTGCTTCGGATTTAAATTGGAGTGTTAACAGTTACAATAATGCTGCACAAAAGATATATGGATTTGAACCTGAGGAAGTACTTGGAAAAATTGCCGAAGATGTTTTTGTTACCGAATTTATGAATGGCACAAAGCGTGAATTTTTACTGGCCCTAAAACACAACGGTTCGTGGAATGGAGAAGTGCTGCAGAAAAGAAAAGATGGCGCAATGATTCCTATACTTTCGTCACTTTCGATTAACCGTGACAATGAAGGAAATGCCATAGGATTTATTGCAGTAAACAGAGATATATCAGAACGAAAAAAACGGGAAGAAATTATCAGTAAGTTGAATGTGGAACTAGAGCAAAATCTTATTCAACTGGAAATCACAAATAGAGAATTGGAATCCTTTAGTTACACCATCTCGCATGATTTGCGCGCCCCGCTTAGAGCTATAGACGGTTTTACCCAAATCTTAAAAGAAGATTATATTGATCGTTTGGATGATGAAGCCAAGCGTTTAATGGATGTGGTAATGAGTAATGCAAAAAAGATGGGGCAGCTGATTGATGATTTATTGCATTTTAGTCGCTTAAGCAAACAAGAGGTAATAAAAACGAATGTAAATATGGGTGCTATGGTTGCGCTGGTAGTGGCTGAACTTAGGAACAATATGAGTGATTCATCTACTGCCATTTCTATTGATGAACTGCCCAATGCACATGCGGATCATAGCGCAATTAAACAGGTTTGGGTAAACTTAATTTCTAATGCCATTAAATATTCTAAGACGAAAGAAGTTGCCAAAATTGAAATTGGATACTTGGAGGCAGAAAATGAAACCATTTACTTTATAAAAGACAATGGCGTTGGATTTAACATGCGCTATTACGATAAATTATTTGGTGTTTTTCAGCGTTTGCATAGTGGTGATTTTGAAGGAACCGGTGTAGGCTTGGCAATAGTTCAGCGCATTATCCAAAAAAATGGTGGACGGGTTTGGGCAGAGGCCGAGGTGAACAAGGGTGCAACATTTTATTTTTCTTTGCCGCATAGCGATTAG
- the hemH gene encoding ferrochelatase, with protein sequence MKTGVLLVNLGTPDSPSTADVRKYLTEFLNDPRVIDIPWLARKVLVNAIIVPFRSSKSAKIYQKLWTKDGSPLLIHGNAVKEKLQQSLSSDYDVYLGMRYQNPSLDSVLGVMRRKNYDKIIVIPLFAQYASSSTGSALERVMQIISKWYVIPELKFISQYYDNPGYINSFVERGKQYNWENYDHVLFSYHGLPVRQVDKVYEDSLCSDHHCEDKIDADNKFCYKATCYETTRLIAAKLNIPESKYTVAFQSRLDKKWLEPFSDKVVAQKAKEGAKKLLVFSPAFVADCLETTIEIGEEYNDIFKEHGGEKVQLVESLNALPLWINTLKELVEKN encoded by the coding sequence ATGAAAACTGGTGTACTGCTTGTAAATCTTGGAACTCCCGATAGTCCTTCAACGGCCGATGTTCGTAAATACCTTACTGAATTTTTAAACGATCCACGAGTTATTGATATTCCTTGGTTGGCGCGCAAAGTATTGGTAAATGCGATAATTGTACCTTTTCGTTCTTCTAAATCTGCAAAAATTTATCAAAAATTATGGACAAAGGATGGTTCTCCTTTGCTCATTCATGGCAATGCAGTTAAAGAAAAATTGCAACAAAGTTTAAGTTCCGACTACGATGTTTACTTGGGTATGCGGTATCAAAATCCTAGTCTGGATTCGGTGTTGGGTGTGATGCGTAGAAAAAATTACGATAAAATTATTGTGATTCCATTATTTGCACAGTATGCTTCAAGCAGCACGGGCAGTGCTTTGGAGCGTGTAATGCAAATAATTAGCAAATGGTATGTCATTCCGGAGCTAAAATTCATTAGTCAGTATTACGATAATCCGGGTTACATCAATTCATTTGTAGAAAGAGGAAAGCAATATAATTGGGAAAATTACGACCATGTGCTGTTTAGTTACCATGGTTTGCCGGTGCGTCAAGTTGATAAAGTTTACGAAGACTCACTCTGCAGTGATCATCATTGCGAAGACAAAATTGATGCGGACAATAAATTTTGTTACAAAGCTACTTGTTATGAAACTACCAGACTAATAGCCGCTAAATTAAATATTCCGGAAAGTAAATACACGGTAGCTTTTCAAAGTCGCTTGGATAAAAAGTGGTTGGAACCTTTTAGCGATAAAGTGGTGGCCCAAAAAGCAAAGGAAGGTGCAAAAAAGCTATTGGTCTTTAGTCCTGCATTTGTTGCGGATTGTCTTGAAACTACCATTGAAATAGGAGAGGAGTACAATGATATTTTTAAGGAACATGGTGGAGAAAAGGTGCAATTAGTAGAAAGTTTAAATGCACTTCCGCTTTGGATAAATACCTTAAAGGAATTGGTTGAAAAAAACTAG
- a CDS encoding response regulator, with protein sequence MDKRLKILFIEDSKHDVELIQRELSRASIEYSSYIVETRSDFLFALESFTPDLILSDFTLPQFNSLEALEILKKNKIAIPFVNITGAVAENFIVESIRAGADDYILKTSLNRLSAAILNIFENPKYVVRSTLFWEK encoded by the coding sequence ATGGACAAACGATTAAAAATTCTCTTCATTGAAGACTCTAAACACGATGTTGAATTAATTCAGCGGGAGCTGAGCAGAGCATCTATTGAATATAGCAGTTACATTGTTGAAACTAGAAGCGATTTCTTGTTTGCTCTCGAAAGCTTTACGCCCGATTTAATTTTATCTGATTTTACCCTTCCTCAGTTTAATTCGCTTGAAGCGCTTGAGATACTCAAGAAAAATAAAATTGCTATCCCATTTGTAAATATTACGGGTGCAGTTGCTGAGAATTTTATTGTGGAAAGTATTCGTGCCGGTGCGGATGATTATATCCTAAAAACTAGTTTAAATAGGCTTTCGGCAGCGATACTTAATATTTTTGAGAACCCAAAATACGTTGTGAGAAGCACGCTATTTTGGGAGAAGTAA